A single genomic interval of Clostridiaceae bacterium harbors:
- a CDS encoding aminotransferase class V-fold PLP-dependent enzyme: MVYLDNAATSFPKPEEVYTAIDKCLREFCANPGRGGHRMALASARAVMEAREEISQFFNIDDPLRICFTKNATEALNIAIKSFLSAGDHVITTCMEHNSVIRPLKGLEKDKGIELTILEEDDPYGLISPEAFRKAIKENTKLIISTLSSNVNGIIMPVKEIGRIAREHNIVFLLDASQGAGTIGIDVKEMNIDLLAFPGHKGLLGPQGTGGLYVRQGLSVKTLLEGGTGSSSIKLIQPQDMPDYLESGTLNTPGIIGLGAGIRFIRRLGIDYIRSHKNNLVKNLVNGIKDIKGIKLYSSDDYENNSGIVALNIGNVNSNQVSYELDKNFDIATRGGLHCSPLAHKKLATLEQGIVRLSVGVFNTVEEIKYTINALKRISELI, encoded by the coding sequence ATGGTCTATTTGGATAATGCTGCAACGTCATTCCCCAAGCCTGAAGAAGTATATACTGCCATAGATAAATGTTTAAGAGAGTTTTGTGCAAATCCGGGGAGAGGAGGGCACAGGATGGCTTTGGCATCAGCCAGGGCTGTTATGGAAGCCAGAGAAGAAATATCTCAATTCTTCAACATAGATGATCCTTTAAGAATATGCTTTACAAAGAATGCTACTGAAGCCTTAAATATTGCTATAAAATCATTCCTTTCGGCCGGAGACCATGTAATTACCACCTGCATGGAGCATAATTCGGTTATAAGGCCGCTGAAAGGTCTGGAAAAAGATAAAGGTATAGAATTGACTATATTGGAAGAAGATGACCCCTATGGGCTGATCAGTCCGGAGGCTTTTAGAAAAGCTATAAAAGAAAATACGAAATTGATAATATCTACCCTCTCTTCCAATGTTAATGGCATAATCATGCCTGTAAAAGAAATAGGGAGAATAGCAAGAGAACATAATATTGTATTTTTATTGGACGCTTCTCAGGGTGCAGGGACAATTGGCATTGACGTAAAGGAAATGAATATTGATTTGCTTGCTTTTCCAGGACATAAAGGACTCCTTGGCCCCCAAGGAACAGGAGGACTTTATGTAAGACAGGGACTCTCAGTTAAGACTCTTCTTGAAGGTGGAACGGGGAGCAGTTCAATTAAGCTTATACAACCTCAGGATATGCCTGATTATCTGGAAAGTGGAACATTAAACACCCCTGGCATTATAGGGCTTGGTGCTGGTATTAGGTTTATTAGGAGGCTAGGTATTGATTATATAAGATCTCATAAAAATAATCTGGTCAAAAATCTTGTTAATGGTATAAAAGATATTAAAGGGATAAAGTTGTACAGCAGCGATGATTACGAAAATAATTCCGGTATTGTTGCTCTTAATATCGGGAATGTTAATTCAAACCAGGTAAGTTATGAACTTGATAAGAATTTTGATATTGCGACAAGAGGAGGTCTCCATTGTTCACCACTTGCCCATAAAAAACTTGCAACACTGGAACAAGGAATTGTAAGGTTAAGTGTAGGAGTATTCAATACAGTAGAGGAAATAAAATATACAATAAATGCTTTGAAAAGAATATCTGAACTGATTTAA
- a CDS encoding amidohydrolase, with protein MQYKIMDAHVHIYPDKIADKAVDAISKYYGITMQGSGTISDLLEKGTKAGISRYLVHSTATKPEQVKPINDFISLLISQYDCFTGFGTLHPDMENIEEEIDRMISMGIKGIKMHPEFQEFYLDEDRMIPLYKAVEGRLPLLVHMGDKNKNSSSPARLAKIIDQFPKLQVIAAHLGGYSMWDESLEFLAGKNLYMDTSSSLMILDSTTAEKIIRTHGIDKIVFGSDYPMWSFEEEIDRFLKLKLTETERKMIFWDNINNLLSSV; from the coding sequence ATGCAATATAAAATAATGGACGCTCATGTACATATATATCCTGATAAAATAGCAGATAAGGCAGTTGACGCTATAAGTAAATACTATGGTATCACGATGCAAGGCAGCGGTACCATATCTGATCTTCTGGAAAAAGGTACAAAAGCCGGAATATCAAGATACCTGGTCCATTCTACTGCAACAAAGCCTGAACAGGTTAAGCCCATTAATGATTTCATATCCCTGTTAATTTCACAATATGATTGTTTTACTGGTTTTGGCACTCTTCATCCTGACATGGAAAATATTGAAGAAGAAATTGATAGAATGATTAGTATGGGTATAAAGGGCATAAAAATGCATCCCGAATTTCAGGAATTTTATTTGGATGAAGACAGAATGATACCTCTATATAAAGCAGTAGAAGGAAGACTCCCCCTTCTTGTGCATATGGGCGATAAAAACAAGAACTCTTCTTCTCCTGCCCGTTTAGCAAAAATAATAGATCAATTTCCTAAGCTGCAGGTTATTGCTGCCCACTTAGGGGGATATAGCATGTGGGATGAGTCGTTAGAATTCCTGGCTGGCAAAAATTTATATATGGATACCTCCAGCAGTCTGATGATACTGGACAGCACCACCGCTGAAAAAATCATCAGAACCCATGGTATAGATAAAATTGTTTTTGGAAGCGATTATCCCATGTGGTCCTTTGAAGAAGAGATTGATAGATTTCTTAAACTGAAGCTGACCGAAACAGAGAGAAAAATGATATTTTGGGATAATATAAATAATCTGCTGTCTTCTGTATGA
- a CDS encoding HD domain-containing protein → MINKDFLQFLFEAASMQRWNDHIRPHKGFTELDKQAQKMFYAYVLAKYEESDRKASINWVNLIEGSMFELFHRILLTDIKPPIFHELMAKKEKQLNQWVIEGLRSKGVYDIKGNFKEKIKEYFFNPGYSAIEKKILKAAHYMATNWEFQIVYRLSSGFWGLEETKNSIDNELEEHYDLAGVQRLNIGKKTKAFLDLIGQLRFQQRWAQAPRVPETSVMGHMLIVAILSYVFTVELEGCNKRIYNNYFAGLFHDLPEVLTRDIISPVKRSIQGLSDVIKEIEERQVEEKIFPLIPQSWHDELRYFTKDEFKSKIIKEGQIIEVDSEDINREYNIDMYNPMDGQIIEVCDKLSAYMEACMSINHGIKSPFLEEGRRVIFDRFKDSKVAGIDFGQLFRNIIVQ, encoded by the coding sequence ATGATTAATAAAGATTTCTTGCAGTTTTTATTTGAAGCTGCGTCCATGCAAAGATGGAATGACCACATAAGACCTCATAAAGGCTTTACTGAGTTAGATAAACAGGCTCAAAAAATGTTCTATGCCTATGTGCTGGCTAAATACGAAGAATCTGACAGGAAAGCTTCTATTAATTGGGTTAATCTTATTGAGGGCAGCATGTTCGAATTATTTCACAGGATATTACTGACTGATATTAAGCCTCCGATTTTTCACGAATTAATGGCAAAGAAGGAAAAACAGCTTAATCAATGGGTTATTGAAGGGCTTAGGAGCAAAGGTGTTTACGACATCAAAGGAAACTTTAAGGAAAAGATTAAAGAGTATTTTTTCAATCCTGGGTATAGTGCCATAGAAAAGAAAATATTAAAAGCTGCTCATTACATGGCAACAAATTGGGAATTTCAGATAGTATACAGATTAAGTTCAGGTTTTTGGGGCCTGGAAGAAACGAAAAATAGTATTGATAATGAACTTGAAGAACATTACGACCTGGCTGGTGTTCAAAGATTAAACATAGGGAAGAAAACAAAGGCGTTTCTTGATCTGATAGGTCAGCTCAGGTTCCAGCAAAGATGGGCACAGGCACCAAGAGTACCTGAGACTTCTGTTATGGGTCATATGCTGATAGTAGCAATCCTTTCATATGTTTTTACTGTTGAACTTGAAGGATGTAATAAAAGAATATATAACAATTATTTTGCAGGATTATTTCATGATCTGCCTGAAGTATTAACAAGAGATATAATTTCTCCTGTAAAGCGTTCTATCCAGGGATTAAGTGATGTTATAAAGGAAATTGAAGAAAGACAGGTAGAGGAAAAAATATTTCCTTTAATTCCTCAATCTTGGCATGATGAATTAAGATATTTTACTAAAGACGAATTTAAAAGTAAGATAATTAAAGAAGGCCAGATTATAGAAGTAGATTCCGAAGATATTAATAGAGAATATAATATTGATATGTATAATCCAATGGATGGCCAAATAATTGAAGTATGTGATAAATTATCCGCATATATGGAAGCATGTATGTCAATCAATCACGGAATAAAATCACCCTTCCTTGAAGAAGGAAGAAGAGTCATATTTGACAGATTTAAAGACAGCAAGGTGGCAGGAATAGATTTTGGCCAGCTATTCCGCAACATAATAGTACAGTAG
- a CDS encoding sensor histidine kinase gives MIKRLISYFENQSLKRKLLEFFLMVSMIPAILLGFFSYNISSNLEKERRIDETIYQLNNIKEKVTELLKEKELVAIRFYLNRNVSEVLQNFNNIDYNSHEVLVDSGNENNSEIIKKVFELKKMLFDNKFIENTHSIYIISNNGYVFTSDINPIYEPEYILDILSDDIPRDGRNYNWGNIREFGEYKVIPLIRLIKDKSNKNTIGFVLLNIEEKALYNIYSQDLKNISDSIVILNQKNNIVSCNDKRLLGKSFEEVYSLKDGFPSKSGYFTSKINKTEYIFIYSSDETNGWKYVGVMPLSKITASSNNIKKITMILIFGSIVLCILISIFVTSRVTKPIEKLSDIMDSAESGNLDVDFSPRYNDEIGRLARSYNNMVERLRISIQEIFYIQNKKREAEYRALEFQINPHFLYNTLSSIIWLTNKGEKESVINMANSLSNLFRISISKGRDMITIREELEHVRNYLEIQKIRYSNQFNYIFDIDPDILDCYTIKIILQPLVENAIYHGIREKDVDGLITITARNEDNKKIIIEVTDNGGNITWEQINNINSYLKKGDNEGNHGIGLRNVNERIKYYFGKSYGLCLDKKDNNTVARIELPILREVNKNVQHFSSRR, from the coding sequence ATGATTAAGAGATTAATCAGTTATTTTGAAAATCAGAGTCTAAAAAGAAAGCTACTGGAATTTTTTTTGATGGTATCTATGATACCTGCCATATTGCTGGGCTTTTTTTCATATAATATCTCTTCTAATCTGGAGAAGGAAAGAAGAATCGATGAAACAATTTATCAATTAAACAACATTAAAGAAAAGGTCACAGAATTATTAAAAGAAAAAGAATTGGTAGCTATAAGATTTTATTTGAACCGAAATGTAAGTGAAGTATTACAAAATTTTAACAACATAGATTATAACAGTCATGAAGTTTTGGTTGACAGTGGTAATGAGAATAATAGTGAAATAATTAAGAAAGTATTTGAACTTAAAAAAATGCTTTTCGATAATAAATTTATTGAAAATACCCATTCAATCTATATTATCAGTAATAACGGATACGTTTTTACAAGTGATATTAATCCAATATATGAACCTGAATATATATTGGATATCCTTTCTGATGATATACCTAGAGATGGAAGGAATTATAATTGGGGTAATATAAGAGAATTTGGAGAATATAAGGTAATTCCTTTAATAAGGCTCATTAAGGATAAATCAAATAAAAATACAATCGGATTTGTACTCTTAAATATCGAAGAAAAAGCTTTGTACAATATTTATAGCCAGGATTTAAAGAATATTTCAGATTCTATAGTAATACTGAATCAGAAAAACAACATAGTATCATGTAATGACAAGAGATTACTGGGCAAAAGTTTCGAGGAAGTATACTCTTTAAAAGATGGTTTTCCATCAAAATCCGGATACTTTACTTCAAAAATCAATAAGACAGAATACATTTTTATATATTCATCAGATGAAACAAATGGATGGAAATATGTAGGGGTGATGCCATTATCTAAAATTACTGCCTCTTCCAATAATATCAAAAAGATAACCATGATTCTGATTTTTGGCAGTATAGTCTTGTGTATTTTAATTTCTATATTTGTGACAAGCAGGGTTACCAAACCAATAGAAAAATTATCTGATATTATGGATAGCGCGGAAAGCGGGAATCTTGATGTTGATTTCAGTCCCAGATATAATGATGAAATAGGGAGACTTGCAAGAAGTTATAATAACATGGTAGAAAGATTGAGAATTTCAATCCAGGAAATATTTTATATCCAAAATAAAAAAAGAGAAGCAGAGTACAGGGCACTGGAATTTCAGATAAATCCGCACTTTTTGTACAATACCTTATCCTCAATAATATGGCTGACAAATAAAGGAGAAAAAGAAAGCGTAATTAATATGGCCAATTCCCTTTCAAATCTTTTCAGAATAAGTATTAGCAAGGGAAGAGATATGATTACTATCAGGGAGGAACTTGAGCATGTAAGAAATTATCTAGAAATTCAGAAAATAAGGTATTCAAATCAATTTAATTATATATTTGATATAGATCCGGATATCCTTGATTGTTATACGATTAAAATCATACTTCAGCCTTTGGTTGAAAATGCCATATATCATGGTATAAGGGAAAAAGATGTTGATGGTCTTATAACCATTACTGCCAGAAATGAAGATAATAAAAAGATAATTATTGAGGTAACAGATAACGGAGGAAATATAACCTGGGAACAGATAAATAATATTAATAGTTATTTGAAAAAAGGAGATAATGAAGGCAATCATGGGATAGGCCTAAGAAACGTAAACGAAAGGATAAAATATTATTTTGGAAAATCTTACGGCCTTTGCCTTGACAAGAAAGATAATAATACTGTTGCCAGAATAGAACTTCCGATATTAAGGGAGGTTAACAAGAATGTACAACATTTTAGTAGTCGAAGATGA
- a CDS encoding spore germination protein: MIPLKTIKEPDIKLSYYSTKNNTENNYLKTGKENDNGETEKTKPAGDEANSGEKIKEGKNKDENKQNDKKNHNKEDAGKNASGKKNEDEKNEDKENGEESSKEKSRGYDKNQAESETEISKNLSENLNFIKKVYSIPTNSDIVLREFEIALKEETVKAFAIFFDGMVDRMVINMAILEPLMLLSNLPVKGSDKDITEYIMKHLMPHTQLKVTKKYGDVIKEVNFGGCGVFIDGFGVAIAADTKGWEHRGVDRPNTELVIRGPQEGFTELLRVNTALLRKILKDSDLIAESINIGLRSQTSCAMMYIKDIANDGLVDEVRKRLKSIKTDYIFDSGELEQYIEDSAFFPMPQVIATERPDRVASLLAEGRVAIIVDGSPFVLVVPATFATLLHSPEDIYSRFPYGNFHKIIRLLAIFLSIFLPGLYIAITNYHQEMIPTDLLLAIAASREKVPFPSVLEILIMEISFELIREAGIRIPGPIGPTLGIIGALILGQAAVAANIVSPILIIIVAVTGIGSFGVPNFSSAFSFRITRFFYIILGSMAGFLGITVGLFIHFIWLVSFNSFGIPFMVPFAPRTVKTSHESFTRRPVWKQERRPDYLNPKDIYSQPEKSRGWVRSNSKGERADKDEK; the protein is encoded by the coding sequence ATGATTCCATTGAAAACTATTAAAGAGCCAGATATAAAGCTTTCTTATTATAGCACAAAAAATAATACAGAAAATAATTATCTTAAAACCGGAAAAGAAAATGATAATGGTGAAACGGAAAAAACAAAGCCTGCAGGAGATGAAGCTAATTCAGGTGAAAAAATAAAAGAAGGCAAGAATAAAGATGAAAATAAACAAAATGACAAAAAGAATCATAATAAAGAAGATGCCGGCAAAAATGCTTCTGGTAAAAAAAATGAAGACGAAAAAAATGAAGATAAAGAAAATGGAGAGGAAAGCAGTAAAGAAAAAAGTAGGGGATATGACAAAAACCAGGCCGAAAGTGAAACTGAAATTAGTAAAAATTTAAGTGAAAACCTTAATTTCATTAAAAAAGTGTATAGTATACCCACTAATAGCGATATTGTACTGAGGGAATTCGAAATAGCATTAAAAGAAGAAACTGTTAAAGCTTTTGCTATTTTTTTTGATGGAATGGTTGATAGAATGGTAATTAACATGGCTATACTTGAGCCATTAATGTTGCTGTCAAATTTGCCTGTTAAGGGCAGCGATAAAGATATTACGGAATATATAATGAAACATCTTATGCCTCATACTCAACTAAAAGTAACAAAGAAATACGGCGATGTTATAAAAGAAGTAAATTTCGGAGGCTGCGGAGTTTTTATAGATGGTTTTGGTGTTGCTATTGCAGCTGATACTAAAGGTTGGGAGCACAGAGGAGTAGACAGGCCAAATACTGAACTTGTAATCAGGGGACCTCAGGAAGGATTTACTGAACTATTGAGGGTTAATACCGCTTTGCTAAGAAAAATACTTAAAGATAGTGATTTAATCGCAGAGAGCATAAATATTGGCCTGAGGAGTCAGACTTCATGCGCCATGATGTATATTAAAGATATTGCAAATGATGGTCTGGTGGATGAAGTAAGAAAAAGACTTAAAAGCATAAAAACTGATTATATATTTGACTCAGGTGAATTAGAACAATATATAGAGGATAGTGCTTTTTTCCCCATGCCTCAGGTAATTGCCACCGAAAGGCCTGACAGGGTTGCTTCTCTGCTTGCGGAAGGAAGAGTTGCTATAATAGTGGACGGGAGCCCGTTTGTACTTGTTGTGCCCGCTACGTTTGCAACCTTGCTTCATTCCCCTGAAGACATTTACTCCAGATTTCCCTATGGAAATTTTCACAAGATAATTAGATTGCTTGCAATTTTTCTATCAATATTTCTCCCGGGATTATATATTGCAATAACCAATTATCATCAGGAAATGATACCAACCGATTTATTGCTGGCAATAGCTGCCTCAAGGGAAAAAGTCCCTTTCCCTTCTGTATTAGAAATTTTGATTATGGAAATTTCTTTTGAACTTATAAGGGAGGCAGGTATAAGAATTCCGGGACCGATTGGTCCAACATTAGGCATAATAGGAGCTTTAATACTTGGACAGGCAGCGGTTGCTGCAAATATTGTCAGCCCTATTCTAATTATTATAGTAGCTGTTACAGGAATAGGGTCCTTTGGGGTACCTAACTTTTCTTCCGCCTTTTCTTTTAGAATTACGCGTTTTTTTTATATAATTCTTGGATCCATGGCAGGATTTTTAGGCATTACGGTAGGACTCTTCATTCATTTTATCTGGCTTGTGAGCTTTAATTCATTTGGAATTCCATTTATGGTACCTTTTGCTCCAAGAACTGTAAAAACATCACATGAGTCTTTCACAAGAAGGCCTGTTTGGAAACAGGAGAGAAGGCCGGATTATTTAAATCCAAAAGATATATACAGTCAGCCTGAAAAAAGCAGGGGATGGGTAAGATCAAATTCTAAAGGTGAAAGGGCAGATAAAGATGAAAAATAG
- a CDS encoding GerAB/ArcD/ProY family transporter, with protein MKNRLKFGVFEGASFILVALCTQVFLNFPRIMLEDAGTAGWMLAVYISLIVYILVIIITRLYSPFGGMDLIDIAEAAGGKITKVLVGIIITIHFVSILALVLREFSEDLKIIALQVSPISYVTAFFAIGMLIGAYAGIVPIVRLCTLAVPVITLGYLIIIIGMFPYYDITRILPLFGNGLKNIFINGIQRISNYSGLIALFIIAPFLKTKENLNKVAYIGTAMAAVVLIISTFVYSIVVPYPISIVEFLPIYHLARIFYFGLFFQRIESIFIIIWVMAALLYLSAGLYMLAHIFRKTFNLRYYKPLLMPFTIILFTLSLMPQNLLSTIDIETQYFRRYAWMVTFAMVILLLIIARMRIKSGSVRNKKVIREKK; from the coding sequence ATGAAAAATAGATTGAAATTTGGTGTATTTGAAGGCGCCAGCTTCATATTAGTTGCTTTATGTACACAGGTTTTTCTTAATTTTCCCAGGATAATGCTGGAGGATGCGGGTACCGCTGGATGGATGCTTGCTGTGTACATATCTTTAATTGTATATATCCTGGTGATTATAATAACCAGGCTTTATTCACCTTTTGGAGGCATGGACTTAATTGATATAGCAGAAGCTGCAGGAGGCAAAATAACCAAAGTATTGGTAGGTATTATAATTACAATACATTTTGTATCTATATTGGCACTTGTATTAAGAGAATTTAGTGAAGACTTGAAAATCATAGCTCTTCAAGTATCACCAATAAGCTATGTAACAGCATTCTTTGCTATTGGCATGTTAATAGGAGCTTACGCTGGTATAGTGCCAATAGTACGGTTATGTACATTAGCAGTACCGGTTATCACTTTGGGATATTTAATCATCATCATCGGAATGTTCCCATATTATGACATAACCAGGATTCTGCCTTTATTTGGTAATGGCCTGAAAAATATATTTATTAATGGAATTCAAAGAATATCAAATTATTCAGGATTAATTGCCTTATTCATAATTGCACCATTTCTTAAAACTAAAGAGAACTTGAATAAAGTAGCCTATATAGGTACTGCTATGGCAGCGGTTGTATTAATAATATCTACATTTGTTTATTCAATAGTAGTACCTTATCCTATTTCCATTGTAGAATTCTTACCGATATACCATCTTGCAAGAATATTCTATTTTGGACTGTTTTTCCAAAGAATTGAATCAATATTTATTATCATATGGGTTATGGCAGCATTGCTTTATTTAAGTGCAGGGCTGTATATGTTAGCTCATATTTTCAGAAAAACCTTTAATCTGAGATATTATAAGCCTCTATTGATGCCATTTACTATAATACTATTCACTTTAAGCCTTATGCCTCAAAATCTTTTATCTACAATTGATATAGAAACCCAATACTTCAGAAGATATGCATGGATGGTAACATTTGCAATGGTAATTCTGTTGCTTATTATAGCCAGAATGAGAATAAAATCAGGATCAGTAAGAAATAAAAAAGTGATAAGAGAGAAAAAATAG
- a CDS encoding F420-0--gamma-glutamyl ligase — protein MARTVGTTVRGIRAPICKAGDNLVEIVVESVLNSMKSENFPLKDRDIIGITESLVARTQGNYATIYDIACDINSKFKEDNLAVLFPLLSRNRFSIILRGIALTGKKLFVVLNYPSDEVGNSLIDEELLDELDINPYTDVLTEKKFRELFGYNAKHPITGVDYIEEYKKLAVNDNIEIILANDPKVALNYTKNVLVSNIHSRNRTKKILKKAGAKTVYSLDEILNKPVNGSGYNEEFGLLGSNKATEEQIKLFPRDCKRIVEEIQKLMRIRTGKHVEVMVYGDGAYKDPATKIWELADPVVSPGYTDGLNGYRNEIKLKYIADNDLGTLNQKDMQNAIIQKIKENERMNENEKCPTNKESSMGTTPRQITSLLGSLCDLTSGSGDKGTPIILISGYFDNYASE, from the coding sequence ATGGCAAGAACTGTAGGAACTACTGTAAGAGGTATCAGAGCCCCAATATGCAAAGCAGGAGATAATTTGGTGGAAATAGTTGTAGAAAGTGTTTTGAACTCAATGAAGAGCGAAAATTTTCCGCTTAAAGACAGAGATATTATAGGTATTACAGAATCACTTGTAGCCAGGACTCAGGGCAATTATGCAACTATTTATGATATTGCCTGTGACATAAACAGTAAGTTTAAAGAAGATAATTTAGCTGTTTTATTCCCCTTATTGAGCAGGAATAGATTTTCTATAATATTAAGAGGAATTGCATTAACTGGGAAAAAATTATTTGTTGTACTAAACTATCCCTCTGATGAAGTTGGAAATAGTCTTATAGACGAAGAGTTGCTGGATGAACTTGACATAAATCCATATACGGATGTTTTGACAGAAAAAAAATTCAGGGAACTGTTTGGATATAATGCCAAACATCCAATTACCGGTGTGGATTATATTGAAGAATATAAGAAACTTGCAGTAAATGATAATATCGAAATAATCCTGGCCAATGACCCTAAAGTTGCTCTAAATTATACCAAAAACGTACTTGTGTCAAATATACATTCCAGAAACAGAACAAAAAAGATATTGAAAAAGGCTGGGGCTAAGACCGTATATAGCCTTGATGAAATATTAAACAAACCGGTTAATGGCAGTGGCTATAACGAAGAATTTGGGCTCCTTGGATCCAATAAGGCTACCGAAGAACAGATTAAGCTATTCCCAAGGGATTGCAAAAGGATAGTTGAGGAAATACAGAAATTAATGAGAATAAGGACAGGAAAGCATGTTGAGGTAATGGTTTATGGAGACGGAGCATATAAAGATCCGGCAACAAAAATATGGGAACTGGCAGATCCCGTAGTATCTCCGGGGTATACTGACGGACTGAACGGATATAGAAATGAAATAAAGCTTAAATATATAGCTGACAATGATTTGGGTACTTTAAATCAAAAAGACATGCAAAATGCCATTATACAAAAAATTAAAGAAAATGAAAGAATGAATGAAAATGAAAAATGCCCTACAAATAAAGAGTCATCTATGGGCACAACCCCAAGACAGATTACCAGCCTACTTGGGAGTCTTTGTGACCTTACAAGCGGAAGCGGAGATAAGGGTACCCCAATCATACTGATAAGCGGATACTTTGATAATTATGCCTCGGAATAA
- a CDS encoding response regulator yields MYNILVVEDEQIMREGIEEILKENKNLNVYTARNGQVALEIIENNNIHGMILDIRMPKMTGIELLKELDRRNKRIETIILSGHDEFEYAKEAMKYGAIDYILKPFTPADVSYISEKLLCSIVAKEKKDREIEQLREQIEKNKSAIRERFFYDLLNKGMSQEILQEKLKFLDMELKGEFYQVFVIEIDDEDQIIKLKNEENYQIIVMSVYNRLKNYVDRIEYCELFHLSTNIFVILFNNNVPENNDAVYSALEKLLTEVREQLNISLSVGVGEILKGIKHIKTSYNQALHALKYKILLGGGNIINIWDLEKSDNTPIADFNEEEFISKIKLNQTDEVMKLLDDIFQSVKKSQTSLNLYSLNLICMRIITACLVALEETKTPMEDTSETKWSNPFNDFFKLKTLDEIINWTSKFVINCMEHLKRNRDKKSKSTIEHAKDIIHKNFKKDLSLADIAGALQLSKNYFGQIFKEQMGLTVNEYINMVRIKKAKELLENSTLRVYEIAYEVGFNDHHYFSSVFKKIVGVSPTEYRELL; encoded by the coding sequence ATGTACAACATTTTAGTAGTCGAAGATGAACAGATTATGAGAGAGGGAATCGAAGAAATATTAAAGGAAAATAAAAACCTTAATGTATATACTGCAAGGAACGGTCAGGTAGCTCTTGAAATTATTGAAAACAATAACATCCATGGCATGATATTAGATATAAGGATGCCTAAAATGACAGGTATTGAGCTTTTGAAGGAACTTGACAGAAGAAATAAGAGAATAGAAACAATAATACTTAGTGGGCATGATGAATTTGAATATGCAAAAGAGGCAATGAAGTATGGTGCCATAGATTATATTTTAAAACCCTTTACTCCTGCTGATGTCAGTTATATTTCAGAGAAATTGTTATGTAGTATAGTGGCTAAAGAAAAAAAGGATAGAGAAATAGAACAACTCAGGGAACAAATAGAGAAGAATAAATCAGCTATACGAGAAAGGTTTTTTTATGATTTACTAAACAAGGGCATGAGTCAGGAAATTCTCCAGGAAAAGCTAAAATTTCTGGACATGGAATTAAAAGGAGAATTTTATCAGGTATTTGTAATAGAAATTGATGATGAAGATCAGATTATAAAATTAAAAAATGAAGAAAACTATCAGATTATTGTTATGTCGGTATATAACAGGTTAAAGAATTATGTTGACCGGATAGAGTACTGTGAGCTGTTCCATTTAAGTACTAATATTTTTGTAATATTATTTAATAATAATGTTCCGGAAAATAATGATGCAGTATATAGCGCTTTGGAAAAACTTCTAACAGAAGTAAGAGAACAACTAAATATATCTTTAAGTGTTGGGGTAGGAGAAATCCTGAAAGGAATCAAGCATATAAAAACCTCATATAATCAGGCTCTTCATGCTCTGAAATACAAGATTTTACTTGGAGGCGGAAATATAATAAATATATGGGATCTTGAAAAAAGTGACAATACACCTATAGCTGATTTTAATGAAGAAGAGTTTATTAGCAAGATAAAGCTAAATCAAACAGATGAAGTAATGAAGCTTCTTGATGATATCTTCCAAAGTGTGAAAAAGTCTCAGACAAGCTTAAATTTGTATAGTTTAAACCTGATATGTATGAGGATAATCACAGCTTGCCTTGTAGCTCTGGAAGAAACAAAAACTCCTATGGAAGATACCAGTGAAACTAAATGGTCAAATCCTTTCAATGATTTTTTTAAATTAAAAACTCTTGATGAGATTATTAACTGGACAAGTAAATTCGTTATAAATTGTATGGAACATCTGAAAAGAAACAGAGATAAAAAAAGCAAGAGTACAATAGAACATGCAAAAGATATAATACATAAGAACTTCAAGAAAGATTTGTCTCTTGCAGATATCGCAGGAGCCCTGCAGCTAAGCAAGAATTATTTCGGCCAGATTTTTAAAGAACAGATGGGCCTTACGGTCAATGAATACATAAACATGGTCAGAATAAAAAAGGCCAAAGAACTTCTGGAAAACAGCACACTCAGAGTATATGAAATTGCATACGAAGTAGGCTTCAATGATCATCATTATTTCAGTTCTGTATTTAAAAAAATTGTAGGGGTATCACCTACTGAATATAGAGAATTACTGTAA